Proteins from one Setaria italica strain Yugu1 chromosome V, Setaria_italica_v2.0, whole genome shotgun sequence genomic window:
- the LOC101770302 gene encoding NAC domain-containing protein 48: MMAGGFLTKHGFPCGYRFVPTNLELFSLLSDKIDGAKLRPPHNSIFHDVPILDYHPEELCEKFRKDAEHRCIYFFSRRVFKKQGTGGGAIIPEGKKEPRPVRAARGGTWKASGGGKLLCWPRNKGGFVAGRVVTMVFYDHGVDKSNWGMHEFTVPVDKRLRLSSLPTNFSKYIRFEDLALYRIYILRSGDMEIENAAGSSSLQMLANANDHFSALSTAVAPCLQIQPSWGVFAAGASMTSQTPPQQHPGVDHAHYYHHQPAFGAASAGAAAQQQAHNVSVHGAGLPGYSCQFASPPAPAPMPPAAANPAAHQAPATAAQAHGTRQEAGHFGATHSPCPPPAEQHATATTEPAHAQFADRFKPVEEAAPPQLEDIVLTAEDYRMGMADADEYLGAGIPDWDLRFAPFDRRAQLALHDGGDPGVGGPGVRRTAGDGRR, from the exons ATGATGGCAGGCGGGTTTCTGACGAAGCACGGGTTCCCGTGCGGCTACCGCTTCGTGCCCACGAATCTGGagctcttctccctcctctccgacAAGATCGACGGCGCCAAGCTCCGTCCGCCGCACAACAGCATCTTCCACGACGTCCCCATCCTCGACTACCACCCCGAGGAGCTCTGCG AGAAGTTCAGGAAGGACGCGGAGCACCGCTGCATCTACTTCTTCAGTCGGCGGGTGTTCAAGAAGCAGGGGACCGGCGGCGGTGCGATCATCCCCGAGGGCAAGAAGGAGCCGCGGCCGGTGCGCGCGGCCAGGGGCGGCACCTGGAAGGCCTCGGGCGGCGGCAAGCTTCTGTGCTGGCCGCGGAACAAGGGCGGCTTCGTCGCCGGGAGGGTGGTGACCATGGTGTTCTATGATCACGGCGTCGACAAGAGCAACTGGGGCATGCATGAGTTCACCGTCCCCGTAGACAAGAGGCTGAGGCTGAGCTCCCTGCCTACCAATTTCTCCAAGTATATACGT TTCGAAGACCTGGCCCTGTACCGCATCTACATCCTCAGGAGCGGCGACATGGAAATCGAGAACGCCGCCGGGAGCAGCAGCCTGCAGATGCTGGCAAACGCCAATGACCACTTCTCGGCGTTgtcgacggcggtggcgccgtgCCTACAAATTCAGCCGTCGTGGGGTGTCTTCGCCGCTGGCGCCTCGATGACCTCACagacgccgccgcagcagcatcCCGGCGTTGACCATGCCCATTACTACCACCATCAGCCCGCGTTCGGTGCCGCGTcggccggtgccgccgcccagcagcaGGCGCACAACGTGTCAGTGCACGGCGCCGGGTTGCCTGGTTACTCGTGCCAGTTCGcgagcccgccggcgccggcgcccatgCCACCAGCCGCCGCAAACCCGGCGGCACACCAGGCTCCCGCGACGGCGGCCCAGGCGCACGGCACCAGGCAGGAAGCCGGTCACTTCGGGGCCACGCACTCGCCGTGTCCCCCGCCGGCGGAGCAGCACGCCACCGCCACGACGGAGCCGGCGCATGCCCAGTTTGCAGACCGCTTTAagccggtggaggaggcggcgccgccccaGCTGGAGGATATCGTGCTGACCGCCGAAGACTACCGCATGGGCATGGCCGACGCGGACGAGTACCTCGGGGCCGGCATACCGGACTGGGATCTCCGCTTCGCGCCGTTCGATCGACGAGCACAGCTTGCACTTCACGATGGAGGAGATCCTGGGGTTGGGGGACCCGGCGTTCGACGAACCGCCGGCGATGGAAGGCGATAG
- the LOC101769220 gene encoding proteasome assembly chaperone 3, protein MEVPINSAQSGAHFPVQHQSLSLDIKGNKTDIVISKYEDTFMVIVTQIGCMGTILAAKKDESVFLDPTYNVSVLFGKRDEPLLLACARQLIEHISGSGSARSLVISLGLKEHSQGTLKDIISAVIENCLW, encoded by the exons ATGGAGGTGCCAATAAACTCTGCGCAATCCGGTGCTCACTTCCCTGTGCAGCATCAGTCCCTCTCGTTAGATATCAAG GGCAATAAGACAGACATTGTTATCAGTAAATATGAAGATACCTTTATG GTGATTGTGACCCAAATTGGCTGCATGGGAACCATACTAGCTGCCAA GAAAGATGAAAGTGTTTTCTTGGACCCAACCTACAATGTATCTGTTCTTTTTGGGAAGAGAGATGAG CCGCTCCTACTAGCTTGTGCACGCCAACTTATTGAGCACATAAG TGGCAGTGGTTCAGCCCGGTCATTGGTGATCTCTCTTGGCCTGAAAGAGCATTCTCAG GGAACACTGAAGGATATAATTTCAGCTGTGATTGAGAATTGTCTTTGGTGA